A portion of the Pogoniulus pusillus isolate bPogPus1 chromosome 6, bPogPus1.pri, whole genome shotgun sequence genome contains these proteins:
- the FAS gene encoding tumor necrosis factor receptor superfamily member 6: MPGTRRLPGGYTRPRTARTLKIPVKSVVPLTPERRQRPLASILQKGAQCMREAEAARGQKCPSRTCGVVRGQKSLPGAGSRRCRHLRERYSSPPRYLPLTPHHPADALRAGLGRAPAVFANMGGAVHAAPLPAWRRCGTLLRAGGMAWGLLSLLLVSVCPSGYVCKHSFGRATVNKDSSQTVSSAVLAMQGSPLVEKCFRPNGCCGSRLLGRKSRNRQVQMSEPEQLCSESPESQSRVMTQNASEKCKGRILETFVYSPFQVSALIFEATYRTKCQRENWTVSQKENGEELLNFCAIKLLLSLSYNTKSEVVVIITGIECKNNTDALIPRVYKNSTIRRIIVEREVTCNQDEYNSNAGCCRKCNPGFVKNIDCPKDISKHCVPCKNGMEYMDHANNVDKCLRCSLCDSIFGLVVARNCTQTQNTECTCAKNHFCSSAPCTSHCDPCTICESGTIEQECTSTSDTVCKMKETGVPWWGTALIIVLLLLAVAGAIFLYKRKQKCCTSKENIDGVLKQEVSYESIALMCADTDLSSHIAGIVEEMTLQDVKKFVRYHKVPEPVIDQTIQDYCNDTSEQKIKLFQAWYQRHGLKGACGTLISSLRKLKMCTAADKIEQKLRAAASSCQERRQSSNDNIEQSKTCTQENRSSFTDSANLIKTCSSSL; this comes from the exons ATGCCTGGTACTCGCCGGCTGCCAGGTGGGTACACCCGACCCCGCACAGCCCGAACACTTAAGATCCCCGTGAAGAGCGTGGTGCCGCTGACACCCGAAAGGAGACAGCGTCCCCTTGCCTCCATCCTACAAAAGGGAGCTCAATGCATGCgggaagcagaggctgcccgCGGGCAGAAGTGTCCGTCCCGCACCTGCGGAGTCGTGCGGGGGCAGAAGTCTCTGCCCGGAGCTGGCTCCCGACGCTGCAGGCACCTGCGGGAGAGGTACAGCAGTCCCCCTCGCTACCTGCCGCTGACCCCTCACCACCCCGCAGATGCGCTCCGGGCCGGCTTGGGGCGGGCCCCCGCCGTGTTTGCTAACATGGGAGGAGCCGTCCACGCCGCCCCGCTTCCGGCTTGGCGGCGATGCGGGACTCTGCTGAGGGCCGGCGGCATGGCCTGGGgactcctctctctgctcctcgTAAGTGTCTGCCCGAGCGG ATACGTTTGCAAACACTCATTTGGAAGGGCTACTGTCAACAAGGACAGCAGTCAAACTgtcagctcagcagtgctggcaatGCAGGGATCTCCACTGGTGGAAAAGTGCTTTAGGCCAAATGGCTGTTGTGGCAGCAGGCTTCTGGGCAGGAAATCTAGAAACAGGCAAGTGCAGATGTCTGAACccgagcagctctgctcagagagcCCAGAG TCCCAAAGTCGTGTGATGACCCAAAATGCAAGTGAAAAGTGTAAGGGCCGAATTCTGGAAACGTTTGTCTACTCACCTTTCCAAGTATCTGCTCTTATCTTTGAAGCAACTTACCGAACAAAGTGTCAACGAGAAAACTGGACTGTGTCACAAAAGGAAAATGGGGAAGAGCTGCTAAATTTCTGTGCCATCAAGCTCTTGCTCAGTCTTAGCTACAACACCAAAAGTGAG GTGGTTGTCATAATTACTGGAATAGAATGCAAAAATAATACTGATGCTCTAATACCCAGAGTATACAAAAACTCAACTATCAGGAGGATTATTGTTGAGAGAGAAGTTACTTGTAACCAGGATGAATACAATTCTAACGCCGGGTGTTGCAGAAAATGTAATCCCG GTTTTGTTAAAAATATTGACTGCCCAAAAGATATTAGCAAACACTGTGTTCCCTGTAAAAATGGAATGGAGTACATGGATCATGCCAATAATGTGGACAAGTGTTTGAGATGCTCCTTATGTGACAGCATATTCG GTTTGGTGGTTGCAAGGAACTGTacccaaacacaaaacacagaatgCACCTGCGCAAAGAACCATTTTTGTAGTTCTGCACCATGTACTAGCCATTGTGATCCATGTACCAT ATGTGAAAGTGGTACAATTGAACAAGAATGTACTTCAACTTCAGACACTGTGTGCAAAATGAAAG AAACAGGAGTGCCATGGTGGGGCACTGCTTTGATAATTGTGTTATTGCTACTTGCAGTGGCTGGAGCAATATTCTTGT acaagagaaaacagaagtgttgtACCAGCAAAGAGAACATAGATGGAGTCCTCAAACAAGAGGTTTCTTAT gagaGCATAGCCCTCATGTGCGCAG ATACTGACCTGAGCAGTCATATTGCTGGTATTGTGGAGGAGATGACACTCCAAGATGTCAAAAAATTTGTTCGTTATCACAAAGTACCAGAACCTGTCATCGATCAAACTATTCAGGATTATTGTAATGATACATCTGAGCAGAAAATTAAGCTATTTCAAGCCTGGTATCAAAGACATGGGTTAAAAGGAGCCTGTGGAACCCTAATAAGCAGCTTGAGAAAGTTGAAAATGTGTACTGCAGCTGACAAAATTGAGCAAAAGCTGAGGGCAGCTGCTTCTAGCTGTCAAGAGAGGAGACAGTCTTCTAATGACAATATTGAGCAAAGCAAAACCTGCACTCAGGAAAATAGAAGCTCTTTCACTGATAGTGCTAACCTTATcaaaacctgttctagtagttTGTAA